A region from the Hydrogenimonas sp. genome encodes:
- a CDS encoding zinc ABC transporter, inner membrane permease protein ZnuB gives MPIVEILWPAFVLGLLLVFIHAVFGLEIIKRGVIFTDLAIGQVAAIGVAVSSAFLEGRYQTPLTLFFAFTAALVIAYASRRLRHVEAFIGLLYALGISSIMLILAQSGQGMELFNKLSAADILFAAPADVLKAFLLYGAVAAVMFLIYPRTSGMLKEIIFFTALAITVTSSVQIAGVLVVFALLIAPAYAALIQKRWPSLPFAWLFGGLSVTLALFLSYRFDLPTGYTIIATVVTGSLILVLSNTESA, from the coding sequence ATGCCGATAGTGGAGATTCTGTGGCCCGCTTTTGTGCTGGGCCTTTTGCTCGTTTTTATACATGCCGTCTTCGGGCTGGAGATTATAAAACGCGGCGTCATCTTCACCGACCTGGCAATCGGGCAGGTCGCCGCAATAGGCGTTGCTGTCAGCAGCGCTTTTCTGGAGGGGAGATACCAGACGCCGCTGACACTCTTTTTCGCCTTCACGGCGGCCCTGGTGATAGCATATGCAAGCCGGCGTTTACGGCATGTCGAAGCGTTCATAGGGCTTCTTTACGCACTCGGTATCTCCTCCATCATGCTGATACTGGCCCAGAGCGGTCAGGGAATGGAGCTCTTTAACAAGCTGAGCGCGGCGGATATCCTTTTTGCCGCACCGGCCGATGTTCTGAAGGCTTTTCTGCTCTATGGGGCCGTTGCCGCGGTCATGTTCCTGATCTACCCCCGAACATCGGGAATGTTGAAAGAGATCATATTCTTCACCGCATTGGCCATAACGGTTACCTCTTCTGTACAGATCGCCGGAGTGCTCGTGGTCTTCGCACTGCTCATAGCACCGGCCTACGCCGCCCTGATACAGAAGAGGTGGCCCTCTTTACCGTTTGCATGGCTCTTCGGAGGCCTCTCTGTCACCCTGGCACTCTTTCTCTCATACCGCTTCGACCTCCCGACCGGATACACCATCATCGCCACTGTCGTGACCGGCTCGCTGATTCTCGTTTTGAGCAATACCGAATCTGCTTGA